GGCAGACGGCAGATAGTCATAGTCGAACATAGATCCTAGTATTTCATTAGCCAGTGAGTTACAGATGACGGAGAGCTTAGTCTCCTGTAGACACACGAGAGAAACGCGCTCCTGGGTCACTAGGTCCCTAACGACATTGCGACGGGCACGGCCATTCAGCCCACGCACATTCCAAACACAGCAGTTGTATGATATCATTGAGAAACAAAGGGCGTGACTGAAAAAGGTCCTAGGCACCACTACAGCGCCTCCCCCTCCAACTCGGCCAAGTTGAGATTCATGGCCACGGGATCAAAATCAGGCACGACAAGCATCTGCAGTGCCTCCAGCTTCGATGGAGTTAACGGTTTTGCGAAGGTCACCAAATACTTCTCGAACGCCTCCAAATCCGCTGGTGGGAGATTATCCACCAGTCTGAGCTTCTGCATTAGGACGGACTATGCCTGCAGCGTGGCATTGGCCGCCCGCGGCTTGGCCGCAAGACGACTCCTCCTCCTAATAGACAGCACTGTTGCAGGCGTCCTTGACTTGCATAGCTTCAGCCCCGCCTTAATGATAGGCGAGTCCAAGGGGATGCAGACCCGAGCCACAATTTCGGCCTGCCGCGCCGCAGCGGACGTTCCAAGCGTAGCGTCCGCCCGCGCAGTGACGTTGGACGTTCCCAGTGCTGCGGACGTTGTTGCGGCGACCGGCGAACCCAACGTCGACTCCAGACTGGCGAGCTCTGGTTCCATGAGCTCCCGAAACTTTGGGTCCGCTCGTTCCGTCCCGTTCGTCGGACAACGGAACACCGGCCCACATTCTCGGATGGGCCTCAGAAGGACCCTTTCCCCTCTCAGGCCTGGACTAACATCGATGTAGTTTTTCAAGTTATGTGGGCCGCTCCCCTGGGCCGATCGGTGCGGCATCAGATCAGGAGAGCGCCGGTTCGTCTGGTACGGGGTCCCCAACTCCGCCTCCAACTCCATCGGGTCCACCCGGTGTGGAAGGGCCCCGAACCCATCCTCAGCCGCTGGAGCGATGAAGTCCCGTGCAGCGAGTGTTTGGCACCGGTCTGAAAAGGCTGTCTCATAGCCTTCGGCGTTGACAGCTGGGGCAGGGTCACGCCCTGATGGGACGTCTGGGATCCCGTGGCGTGAGCCCACCCGATTCACGCCACGTCCATAGCTTCCGGTCCCAGCACCCATGAGGCAGCCACCCCGCAGCGGGCAGGGTACCGAGCCCACCACCAACGACCTAAGAGTGGCCTCCGTGGCCCTACTGACCAGCGACTCGGATGGGCCGCCCACACTGGGGAAGACGACCCGGCCATACCCTGTCGACGTACCGCCACGGCAGCAGTCGAAGCCCGGGTGAAAACGATTGCAGTTACTATCGCCGGAGCCGTCATCGTCATCAGATGGGTCACCGAAATCAGTAGGGGACCTCCGCGGCGGGCCATCATCCAAACCTGGgtgatacctgttgatgttgctaTCTAGCGaggcgtcatcatcctcctcggGACCCGGATCAGCAACGTCCAGGGACGGCGACGACAGGTCCCAGTCCTGGAAATCGACCAGCCTGATCCGCACCAAGTAGCGCAAGCCGGGCAGCTCCTCAAGCGCGCCTTCCACGGGATTAGGCATGCGCGGTTCCGGAACGAAGATGATCTTCTCGTCCTGGATGAACTGAGGGTGTAGGCACTAGGCCGAGACGAAGTACTCACGGTCGTCGTCGGCCGGCACCCCCCTCGGCCGCACGACCTCGACCACCGCGCACGATGAGCCGAGGATGGTCTGCGCCGTCTCGGCGCTCCGCACGTGTAGGGGCACATGCGTCATCCCAACCATCACAGTGTATCTGAATGAACCTCCGCTGGCCATCGAGGTTCTACTCCATGGTCGCCGGACCAGAGGAAGCGGAGCTCCCATCGCCGGGGCGGCAAGCACCCGTTCCCTGTCCTCACGACGTCTGAATTGCACGACAAAATCCTCTGGATCATGATGGCTGACCGCCGTGTCGTCCACTGACAAGCCGAACCTCGCGAAGAGGTAGCTGTTGACCATGGCGGGTGACACCGCGGGCCTAGTGCCACCCACTGTGGCGACCAGAACAAGGCCGAGCGCATCCTCGGCCGCCTGTAACCCCGCGGAGCGAGGAATGACGACGAACCCCGAGCGACGCGGGCGCAACGGGCGGTCCTCCGGAGCCCCCCCAGCAAccgtcgccatggccgccacaCCACCATCAGAAGCCAACGGAGAGTCCACCGTAGGCCGAGGGGGCGGGGTCAGGGGAGCACAGCACCTTGGGACTGACGTCGAGCGTCCCGTGGAAACGAACCGTGCGGAGGCCATATCATCCGAAGCGGCACGACGGCGACCGGCTGGGCGTCGCGCGGCGACCTGACGACCAGTCCCAGCACATGGCGGCGAGCGACCCCGCTTGCCGAGCCCCAGAGGGAGTGGGCATTGGAAGGATCGGTGGCCCTCACAACGACAGTTGAAGCATCTCGCCGGGTAGACGCAATCCGCCTTCACATGGTCGTTGGCCACACAATTGAAGCAGAGGCCATGAAGAGCCGGAGGAACTGGCCGCGACAGCCTCGGTGGCAAACGACGACGCCAGCAACGACGGCTGTGAACCTCAAAGAACACGTCCGCATCCGGCCCGACGATGGTGCGGGCAGGGTGCGCCGCAGGGGAGGTACGACGACGCGGCGAGGCGGTCGCCGGGGCTGGCTGCGGGAGGGAACGCCGCGCAGCAGCCATGAAGCCCTCCACAGCCCGCGGACGACAGCGACGGCGACGCGCATGCTGGCGTCGTCCCTGCGACTCCGCAATCGCCTTGCCCCTCCCCGGCGTCGGCGGCGAGGGAGGCTCTGAGTCGGAATAGGTCTCCGAGTCGGTGAATGACACATGTTCCCCAAGGTCGCAAGCAAGCACGGAAGCGGAGGGGCTCCCTACGAACGCACCCGGCGACCCCGCACCAAGGGACCGCGGTGACGGAAGCTCCTCGTCGGCCTCGTCAGCCCACGACCGACGGGAGGGAGAGCCGTGCTCCATTGCTGGTTAGCTAACTTTCGTAGCGGTTTCGCCACGGTCCAAAGAACCACCAGTGACAACTGAGGCATGGTCGGCGTGGTCAGAAGGACCAACGGCAATGGTGGGGGAGGACGCCGGGGCCGGAGTTGCCACCGGCGGGAGGGGGCGGAGGGCTCAGCGGGAGGGGGCTACAGTATTTTACCTCAAACCAATGCTAAAAGAGTTATATCCATACCATACCTTCCTCTTTCCTTGCTTCTTCCTTTCCCAGCGAGCAGCAGAAGGCCGGTAGACCCTCAGCAGCCAGCAGCACCATCAGTCTCCTCTACGTGAAACCACAGAACAGATCATCACCAGCAATCTGTTAAAAAAAAGGATCATCACCAGGAATCAGCACGCCATCAGCTAAGCTTTTCCGGTATTATTCCTGATTTCCCCAGCCGATAGAGCTGCTTCCCTCCTTTGCAGCCAGCGTGTATCCCTTATTCTTGGCTGACTACCTGTTTGTTCTCTTGAAGTGCAGTGTTTGTTCCAGAGTCCCGTCCACCACTCCGGCAACGCTTGCGCTCTGTCGACACCGGCTCCGGCAACCTCTGCTCCCCGCACCCTTGATTCACTTGGTGTAACTTCATCCCGCAACACCGTGTAAGATCATAAATCTCTACTCTTAGTTTGTTGTGTTAACTTAACACTAGCTATTTCGCTCTGTGTGCCGTAGCACACGAGAAAGCAAAATAATCAGTTTGTCTTCATTTTTCTAATCAGATTCACTAATTCTATGTGTCTTCCCAATTCCAGGTTTTCTTCACCCTGTTGCTGTCCTTCTCAGTAATTTGCCTTCTGCAGAAGCACCTCATCCATACATAAAAAAGAAAACAGCTTCCATCGTCCATCcattcatctttcttctcctgtTTAATCTTTCTCTTCGCCACCAGTCCCTTGCACCCTGCATCTTCAACTTGTTCACTTCACTCCtacgacaaaagaaaagaaaaaatatagaaaaccaaaaaaaggaaggaaaaaaaaagatattaattgtactctttgcttgtttcTGCTTCCCATCGTCCATCCTTTCATCTATTCTGTTCATGTTTCATCCACCTTGTCCTGATTTTCTCGGTCACTAGACACACTCGCACCCCACATCATCTACTCGTTCATTTCTTGTACTCATTCATTTCGTCCCTACCAGAAAACAAAAACTTgaaaatcccccccccccccccccccccccccccccccaaaaaaaaggaagaaaaacaGTATTTCGCCTTCAAATTTTTTTCCCATCGTTGCTTAATTTAGGTCCCTGCAAAACCCAAACATTTCGTGCTTCGCTTTGTCCTATTCTTTTCATCTGGAAAAAGTTGCATCTTGGTTCAAAATTTTCCTCCGATTACATTGCAGTCCCTACCAGTTATTTCCCCTCTGCAGAAGCACCTCATCCATACTAAAAAAAAACAGCTTTCTTTCTGATTCGCACCGTCCATCCATTCATCTATTGTGTTCCTTCCATTACCAATTCACCCTGTCATCTTCTTTTCATCTGGAAACACTTACATCCAAGATCTCTTCGCTCAGAAAAGAAGGGGAAGCACAAACCACTGCATCCATGGCAGACTTGGGGCTCTCTGGCTTAAGGTGGGCAGCATCGCCAATCATCAACAAGCTCCTAGCTGATGCTACAGCTTACCTCAGCGTGGACTTGGTGCGTGAGCTCCAAAAACTAGAAGCCACTGTCCTGCCACAATTTGACCTGGTGATTCAAGCGGCAGAGAAGAGCCCCCACAGGGGCAAGCTGGAGGCATGGATCCGGAGGCTCAAAGAAGCCTTCTATGATGCTGAGGACCTGCTGGATGAGCATGAGTACAACCTCCTCAAGCGCAAGGCAAAGAGTGGGAAGGATCCCATGGTAGGGGAGGATGAAGCCTCCTCCATTGCATCGACCATCATGAAACCACTTCGTGCTGCTAAGAGTAGGGCACGCAACTTGTTGCCAGAGAACAGAAAGCTAATTAACAAGATGAAAGAACTCAAGGATATCCTGCTTGAAGCCAAGGAGCTTCGTGATCTTCTTGGCTTACCACATGGCAATACCGTCAACTGGACACCAGCTGTACCTGGAACCGTTGTTCCTACAACATCACTTCCCACTTCAAAGGTTTTCGGTCGCGACAGAGATCGTGATCGTATAGTTGATTTTCTTCTCGGCAAGACGACAACTGAAGAGGCAAGTTCTTCGAGGTACTCAAGTTTGGCCATTGTTGGAACGGGAGGAATGGGGAAGTCCACCTTAGCACAGTATGTCTATAATGACAGGAGGATTGAAGAATGCTTTGACGTCAGGATGTGGATCTGCATCTCACGCAAACTTGATGTGCGACGTCACACACAGGAGATCATCGAGTCTGCGACAAAGGGGGAGTGCCCATGTGTTGATAATCTTGATACTCTCCAGTGCAAACTACGAGACATACTGCAACAGTCACAGAAATTCCTACTTGTCTTGGAtgatgtttggtttgaaaaatctCATAATGAGACAGAGTGGGAGCAACTCCTCGCTCCATTAGTCTCTAAACAGTCGGGAAGCAGAGTTTTGGTGACTTCTCGAGGTGAAATGCTCCCGGCCGCTGTATGCTGTGAACAAGTTGTTCGTTTGGAAAACATGGATGATGCTGAGTTCTTGGGTCTCTTTAAACACCATGCTTTCTCTGGAGTAGAAATTCAAGACCAGCTGTTGCGCACAAAGCTAGAACATATTGCTGAGGAGATTGCTAAAAGGCTTGGAAAATGTCCTTTGGCAGCAAAAGTTCTGGGTTCCAGATTGAGCAGAAAAAAAGATATCACTGAATGGAAAGCTGCACTAAAGCTCAACGATTTATGTGAGCCCTTCACATCTCTGTTGTGGAGTTATGAGAAGTTAGATCCACGTCTACAGAGGTGCTTCTTGTATTGCAGCTTATTTCCAAAAGGTCATATATATAGACCTGATGAGTTGGTTCACCTTTGGGTGGCAGAAGGCTTTGTTGATTCGTGCAATATGAGTAGGAGGACAATGGAAGATGTTGGGAGGGATTACTGGAATGAGATGGTCTCTGGATCTTTCTTCCAATCGGTTTCTGAAGGGTATTACTATGTCATGCATGACATCCTTCATGATTTGGCAGAGTCACTCTCTAGAGAAGACTGCTTCAGATTAGAAGATGATAATATGACAGAAATACCATGCACTATTCGACATTTATTTGTTTCTGTTGAGAGTATGCAAAGGCATAAGCAAATTATCTACAAGCTACAGCATTTACACACTGTTATCTCCATCGATCCACTAATGGATAATGCAACTGTTATTTTTGATCAGATACTGCAGAACCTGAAGAAGGTGCGTGTATTGCATTTGTCATTTTACAACAGCAGCATGTTACCTGAATCTGTTGGTGAGCTGAAGCACCTTCGGTATTTGGACCTCACCAGAACATCAGTTTCTGAATTGCCTAGATCATTATGTGCTCTTTACCACTTACAGTTACTTCAGCTAAACTACAATGTGGAGAGGTTGCCTGACAAAGTTTGCAATTTAAGTAAGTTACGACATCTGAGAGGGTACAGGGATCAAATTCCCAACATTGGCAAGCTTACTTCATTACAACAGATATCTGACTTTTCTGTGCAAAAGAAGCAAGGATATGAGTTGCAACAACTGAAGGACTTGAATGAGCTTGGTGGCAGTTTAACAGTAAAAAATCTTGAGAATGTCATTGGAAAGGATGAAGCCTTAGAGTCGAAGCTATATCAGAAATATCGCCTTAAAGAGTTGACGCTTAAGTGGAGTTCCGAGGATGGCATGGATGCAATGGATATTCTGCATTTGGATATTCTAGAAGGTCTGAGACCGCCACGCCAACTGAGTAAGCTCACAATCAGAGGATACAAATCTGGCACATATCCTAGGTGGTTACTTGAGCGATCCTATTTTGAAAATTTGGAAAGGTTTGAGCTTGATCACTGCAGCTTGCTAGAAGGCCTACCACCAGATACAGAGCTCCTTCAGCATTGCTCTTGTCTGTATCTACGGGACGTTCCAAATTTGAAGACATTATCATGTCTTCCAGCAAGCCTTACAAATTTGTCAATCCACGGCTGCCCACTGCTTACATTTGTCACCAAAAATCAGCTCGAGCAACATGACTTGAGGGAAAATATAATGAAGGCAGATGACCTAGCGTCTAAACTTGCATCAATGTGGGAGGTCAATTCGGGATCAGATATTAGGAAGGTACTTTCAGAGGACTATTCATCCCTGAAGCAGTTGACAACGCAGATGGGTGATGATATATCACAACATCTTAAAATTATTGAAAGTGGCCTAGAGGAAGGAGATATAATATCGGTGAAAGAAAATATCATCAAGGCATGGCTTTTTTGCCATGAGCAGAGGATAAGAGGCATTTATGGAAGGACCACGGAGCTGCCGCTGGTTCTACCATCTGGAATTCGTGAACTTTGTCTTTCTTCATGTAGTATTACAGATGACGGTTTGGCTATTTGCCTTGGTGGCCTCACTTCACTGAGAACCTTACAATTGGGTTATAATATGGTCTTAACTGCACTTCCGTCACAGGAGGTGTATGAGCATTTGACAAAGCTTGAGATGATTGGAATCACTGCTTGTTGGTGTCTCAGATCACTGGGGGGCTTACATGCTGCTCCATCTCTTTCCAGTCTTTACTGTACGGATTGCCCTTGTCTAGAGCTGGCACGTGGAGCAGAATTTATGTCGTTCAACCTTGCTAAGTTCCTCAGCATACGTGGCTGCATACTTCCAGCTGATTCATTCATTAATGGCTTCCCACACCTGAAAGGTCTTTCCATTTATAGCTGCAGAAGCTCCCCATCCTTATCGATTGGCCACCTGACCGCCCTTGAATCATTACATCTAGTGTGTCTCCCTGATCTGTGCTCGCTTGAAGGCCTGTCTTCCCTGCACCTTAAGGACCTAAGTTTGGTAGATGTTCCAAACCTCACTGCCAAGCACATCTCACAGTTCCGTGTCCAGGAAGCGCTCTCTGTTAGTAGCTCCGTATTGCTCAACCACATGCTCATGGCAGAAGGGTTTAGAGTCCCGTCGTATCTTTCTCTTGAAGAATGCAAAGAGCCGTCAGTTTCATTTGAAGAACCTGCCAATCTCTCATATGTCAAGCACCTGCAATTTTGGCGTTGCAAAATAGAGTCCCTGCCAAGAAATCTGAACTTTGTCTCCAGTCTGCAGAATCTTGATATCTATGATTGCCCCAACATAACATCTTTACCAGATCTGCCGTCCTCCCTCCAGCGCATAATTATAAAGGGTTGCCCCGTCTTGAAGAAGAACTGCCGAGAACCTGATGGAGAAAGCTGGCCAAAGATTTCGCACATCCGCTGGAAGACCTTCTACTAGTATTGAACTTGCTTCTTTAGACTTTCCACTTGTGTGAAAAGAAATAAGAAGGTAAAGGCTCCACTGTCATTCGCGATTCTCCAGGACTAATTATGTTTTCCAATATTGGACATACTTCAATGTTCCAAACAGCCACCTCGAGGTCACTAAGTCATCTCCGCAGCAGGCGGCACCCAGTTCAAGCCACCCCGGCGCCCCGGCCACCGTGAACTGGAAGGCCTCCGTCAGTCCCATCGATTCTCAGGTGTTTGTTCCTCCTATACCATTTCACTTGTCCTGTTATTCCTTCGTTGCTCATTAATAATTGCCAGCACATATTTCTCTAATGGTAGAATAAGCCTCCAACGATGAAGATAAAAACTGTGGTTATCGCTTTGAGGCCAATTGGTCGATTGTTTGTAATAAGAACTGCTATACTCTCATGTGGCTCTGCAAAGTTTCGAATATATATTGAAAACAGCGATTGCCAACGACGAGTGGTGTGTTTGTAATAAATTCGTATTTTCTTTGCTTCCGTGGTTCTGTCGTCGTCGTTGGTGTTTGCTCATGTCATGTGTGCtctgagttttcatttttcatgtGCCTAACTTATTCAAGCCGAGGAAGGGGAGCGCGTTGCCGTTGTTATATGATGTGGTGGAGTGTTGCCGTTGTTCTGCTACTCTGCTTCAAATGAGCGACGAAGATgagatgggccggcccaaatagaTGAGTTTGTACCGCAATATTTGTCTCTGTTTTGGTCAGCGTTTccccatcccccccccccccgggtcTCCATTCGGCCCTTCTCTTGTGTTCTGGCGCCAGTGCCAGCGCCACACAAGGCCGAGCGCCGAACCCTCCGTGTCGCCGGTCTGGCCGGAGTCAGGTCTCGCCGCCTCGGGGATTACTTGTACTGCGGTAGTTGCGGGGCGCGCGGCCGTGCTCCAGGAACCGACAACCCTAGTACAGCCCCGACGAGCCTGGCGTCACGGCTGATTCCTCTCACAAAGCAGCAGTACTAGTGCAAGACACTGGTCAGTAGTTAGTCAA
The sequence above is drawn from the Miscanthus floridulus cultivar M001 chromosome 15, ASM1932011v1, whole genome shotgun sequence genome and encodes:
- the LOC136508521 gene encoding putative disease resistance RPP13-like protein 1, with the protein product MADLGLSGLRWAASPIINKLLADATAYLSVDLVRELQKLEATVLPQFDLVIQAAEKSPHRGKLEAWIRRLKEAFYDAEDLLDEHEYNLLKRKAKSGKDPMVGEDEASSIASTIMKPLRAAKSRARNLLPENRKLINKMKELKDILLEAKELRDLLGLPHGNTVNWTPAVPGTVVPTTSLPTSKVFGRDRDRDRIVDFLLGKTTTEEASSSRYSSLAIVGTGGMGKSTLAQYVYNDRRIEECFDVRMWICISRKLDVRRHTQEIIESATKGECPCVDNLDTLQCKLRDILQQSQKFLLVLDDVWFEKSHNETEWEQLLAPLVSKQSGSRVLVTSRGEMLPAAVCCEQVVRLENMDDAEFLGLFKHHAFSGVEIQDQLLRTKLEHIAEEIAKRLGKCPLAAKVLGSRLSRKKDITEWKAALKLNDLCEPFTSLLWSYEKLDPRLQRCFLYCSLFPKGHIYRPDELVHLWVAEGFVDSCNMSRRTMEDVGRDYWNEMVSGSFFQSVSEGYYYVMHDILHDLAESLSREDCFRLEDDNMTEIPCTIRHLFVSVESMQRHKQIIYKLQHLHTVISIDPLMDNATVIFDQILQNLKKVRVLHLSFYNSSMLPESVGELKHLRYLDLTRTSVSELPRSLCALYHLQLLQLNYNVERLPDKVCNLSKLRHLRGYRDQIPNIGKLTSLQQISDFSVQKKQGYELQQLKDLNELGGSLTVKNLENVIGKDEALESKLYQKYRLKELTLKWSSEDGMDAMDILHLDILEGLRPPRQLSKLTIRGYKSGTYPRWLLERSYFENLERFELDHCSLLEGLPPDTELLQHCSCLYLRDVPNLKTLSCLPASLTNLSIHGCPLLTFVTKNQLEQHDLRENIMKADDLASKLASMWEVNSGSDIRKVLSEDYSSLKQLTTQMGDDISQHLKIIESGLEEGDIISVKENIIKAWLFCHEQRIRGIYGRTTELPLVLPSGIRELCLSSCSITDDGLAICLGGLTSLRTLQLGYNMVLTALPSQEVYEHLTKLEMIGITACWCLRSLGGLHAAPSLSSLYCTDCPCLELARGAEFMSFNLAKFLSIRGCILPADSFINGFPHLKGLSIYSCRSSPSLSIGHLTALESLHLVCLPDLCSLEGLSSLHLKDLSLVDVPNLTAKHISQFRVQEALSVSSSVLLNHMLMAEGFRVPSYLSLEECKEPSVSFEEPANLSYVKHLQFWRCKIESLPRNLNFVSSLQNLDIYDCPNITSLPDLPSSLQRIIIKGCPVLKKNCREPDGESWPKISHIRWKTFY